The Megalops cyprinoides isolate fMegCyp1 chromosome 9, fMegCyp1.pri, whole genome shotgun sequence genome has a window encoding:
- the LOC118782580 gene encoding protein ABHD15-like, producing the protein MLEWVVAVSILILVACVWPVSRYLRPVIQSASLLGGLGRGISQQQARDRGSDRCESDHGACSTSTAASAEDAETVAFICKPSALANYLLKHCVSFLNFTPGSRWSWRASPFLQTVFGACWPAESSVHFVRDHLQMSDDGLVALDWAVAGTACHKRRRTSSNSTNPILLIIPNSFGKITRNVLKLCEVALGHGYLPVVFNRRGQNGTPLSTPRLQQFGDPADLREAVRYVRYRRPAARLYAVSEGTGSGLLLSYLGECGSSSYLTAATCLSPVFRCQGWFETAPCWPFQWVLLLYQKICLSRYRTALAETIHTDALFSSSSLRSLEEALFCQPGPKGAPAGGGDGWEAYWERNDPLRDVDEVAVPVLCVCSRDDPVRGEPSTTLPLELFQSNPHFFLLLTGRGGHCGFSTIAEAEGAAPWSHRALLEFFHSATDFFTSEERAKAAPRRRGLGGGASGRAFRHRSVSTCKRLPVCSHNIHPAGSWHRSYTR; encoded by the exons ATGCTAGAATGGGTTGTTGCTGTTTCCATCCTGATACTGGTGGCCTGTGTATGGCCGGTGTCGCGGTACCTCCGACCAGTAATCCAGTCCGCCTCGCTCCTCGGCGGGCTGGGAAGGGGAATTTCTCAGCAGCAAGCGAGAGACCGGGGGTCAGACAGGTGCGAATCTGACCACGGCGCTTGCTCTACATCAACGGCAGCGTCTGCTGAAGACGCAGAGACTGTTGCGTTCATATGCAAGCCCTCTGCTCTGGCCAATTACCTCCTCAAACACTGCGTGTCTTTCCTCAATTTCACGCCGGGTTCGAGATGGAGCTGGCGCGCGAGCCCGTTCCTGCAGACCGTTTTCGGCGCGTGCTGGCCCGCGGAGAGCTCCGTGCATTTTGTGCGTGACCACCTGCAGATGAGCGACGACGGGCTGGTCGCGCTGGACTGGGCTGTCGCCGGGACCGCGTGCcacaagaggaggaggacatcAAGTAATTCCACCAATCCAATTCTCCTGATAATCCCGAATTCTTTTGGGAAAATCACCCGGAATGTCTTGAAG ctgtgtgaagTGGCCCTGGGTCACGGCTACCTCCCCGTGGTCTTCAACCGCCGTGGGCAGAACGGCACGCCGCTCAGCACGCCCAGGCTGCAGCAGTTCGGCGACCCGGCGGACCTGCGGGAGGCGGTGCGGTACGTGCGGTACCGGCGGCCTGCTGCCCGGCTCTACGCGGTGAGCGAGGGCACGGGCTCGGGGCTACTGCTGTCCTACCTGGGGGAGTGCGGCTCCTCCAGCTACCTGACGGCCGCCACCTGCCTCTCACCGGTGTTCCGCTGCCAGGGCTGGTTCGAgaccgccccctgctggcccttCCAATGGGTTCTGCTGCTCTACCAAAAGATCTGCCTCAGCAG ATACAGGACTGCACTGGCAGAGACGATCCATACGGACGCTCTGTTCTCCAGCAGTTCCCTGCGTAGCCTGGAGGAGGCGCTCTTCTGCCAGCCAGGGCCGAAGGGAGCACCGGCCGGGGGAGGAGATGGCTGGGAGGCGTACTGGGAGCGTAACGACCCCCTGCGTGACGTAGACGAGGTGGCGGTGCCGGTGCTGTGCGTGTGCAGCCGTGACGACCCGGTGCGGGGCGAGCCGAGCACCACCCTGCCCTTGGAGCTCTTCCAGAGCAACCCCCACTTCTTCCTGCTGCTGACGGGGCGCGGCGGGCACTGCGGCTTCTCCACGATCGCCGAGGCCGAGGGCGCCGCCCCCTGGAGCCACCGTGCCCTGCTGGAGTTCTTCCACTCCGCCACGGACTTCTTCACCAGCGAGGAGCGGGCCAAGGCAGCGCCAAGGCGCAGGGGTCTGGGGGGTGGGGCCAGCGGCCGGGCCTTCCGCCACCGCAGCGTCAGCACCTGCAAACGGCTGCCCGTCTGCTCCCACAACATCCACCCTGCCGGCAGCTGGCACAGGTCCTACACCAGGTGA